A region from the Phycodurus eques isolate BA_2022a chromosome 12, UOR_Pequ_1.1, whole genome shotgun sequence genome encodes:
- the LOC133411046 gene encoding PTB domain-containing engulfment adapter protein 1 isoform X5, whose amino-acid sequence MNRAFNRKKEKSWMHTPEALAKHYIAYNVKFLGNTEVEAPKGTEVVKDAVRKLKFQRHIKKSEGQKTPKVELQISIYGVKILDPKTKDVQHNCQLHRISFCADDKTDKRIFTFICKDSESNKHLCYVFDSEKCAEEITLTIGQAFDLAYKKFLESGGKDVETRKQIGSLQKRIQELETENSELKKQLQDLEEQLMITHMPPAGSISTKPQSTDIFDMVPFSPGTVLVPTQASNGCPTPPTKLPPNIGKDLFGAEPFDPFTCGSADFPPDIQSKLDEMQEGFKMGLTLEGAVFSLDPLDGRC is encoded by the exons AGAAATCATGGATGCACACACCCGAAGCCCTGGCCAAGCATTACATAGCCTACAACGTGAAG TTCCTTGGTAACACCGAGGTGGAGGCCCCGAAAGGAACAGAGGTTGTCAAGGATGCAGTGAGAAAGCTTAAG TTTCAGAGACACATCAAGAAGTCAGAGGGACAGAAAACCCCAAAAGTCGAGCTGCAGATTTCTATTTATGGTGTGAAAATTCTAGATCCTAAGACAAAA gatGTGCAGCACAATTGTCAGTTACACCGAATATCCTTCTGTGCGGATGACAAAACAGATAAAAGAATATTCACATTCATCTGCAAGGACTCCGAGTCCAACAAACACCTGTGTTATGTGTTTGACAGTGAAAAGTGT GCTGAAGAGATCACGCTAACGATCGGCCAGGCCTTTGACTTGGCCTACAAGAAATTCCTGGAGTCGGGAGGCAAAGATGTGGAAACCAGGAAGCAGATTGGAAGTCTGCAGAAAAGA ATTCAAGAACTGGAAACAGAAAACTCAGAGCTAAAGAAGCAGCTTCAAGATCTCGAAGAGCAGTTGATGATCACCCACATGCCCCCA GCAGGGAGCATCTCCACAAAACCACAGTCAACAGACATTTTTGACATGGTTCCCTTCTCCCCCGGGACCGTGCTGGTACCCACACAAGCCAGCAATGGCTGCCCAACACCACCAACCAAACTGCCGCCAAACATAG GGAAAGACCTGTTTGGTGCAGAGCCATTTGATCCATTCACCTGTGGTTCAGCTGACTTCCCTCCAGATATTCAGTCTAAGCTCGATGAAATGCAG GAGGGGTTCAAAATGGGACTAACCCTAGAGGGCGCTGTTTTCTCTCTGGACCCGCTAGATGGCCGCTGCTGA
- the LOC133411046 gene encoding PTB domain-containing engulfment adapter protein 1 isoform X2 translates to MNRAFNRKKEKSWMHTPEALAKHYIAYNVKFLGNTEVEAPKGTEVVKDAVRKLKFQRHIKKSEGQKTPKVELQISIYGVKILDPKTKDVQHNCQLHRISFCADDKTDKRIFTFICKDSESNKHLCYVFDSEKCAEEITLTIGQAFDLAYKKFLESGGKDVETRKQIGSLQKRIQELETENSELKKQLQDLEEQLMITHMPPPLYINEANEAYMLQRPSSLFWCHDINSCLEISSVTLTPMSSPESNLSIGLLTPPPAKSTFLPLKPPEGCSVPRPHAGSISTKPQSTDIFDMVPFSPGTVLVPTQASNGCPTPPTKLPPNIGKDLFGAEPFDPFTCGSADFPPDIQSKLDEMQEGFKMGLTLEGAVFSLDPLDGRC, encoded by the exons AGAAATCATGGATGCACACACCCGAAGCCCTGGCCAAGCATTACATAGCCTACAACGTGAAG TTCCTTGGTAACACCGAGGTGGAGGCCCCGAAAGGAACAGAGGTTGTCAAGGATGCAGTGAGAAAGCTTAAG TTTCAGAGACACATCAAGAAGTCAGAGGGACAGAAAACCCCAAAAGTCGAGCTGCAGATTTCTATTTATGGTGTGAAAATTCTAGATCCTAAGACAAAA gatGTGCAGCACAATTGTCAGTTACACCGAATATCCTTCTGTGCGGATGACAAAACAGATAAAAGAATATTCACATTCATCTGCAAGGACTCCGAGTCCAACAAACACCTGTGTTATGTGTTTGACAGTGAAAAGTGT GCTGAAGAGATCACGCTAACGATCGGCCAGGCCTTTGACTTGGCCTACAAGAAATTCCTGGAGTCGGGAGGCAAAGATGTGGAAACCAGGAAGCAGATTGGAAGTCTGCAGAAAAGA ATTCAAGAACTGGAAACAGAAAACTCAGAGCTAAAGAAGCAGCTTCAAGATCTCGAAGAGCAGTTGATGATCACCCACATGCCCCCA CCGTTATATATAAATGAAGCTAACGAAGCGTACATGCTGCAGAGGCCTTCTTCTCTTTTCTGGTGTCACGACATCAACTCTTGCCTGGAGATCTCCTCTGTCACCCTCACGCCTATGAGCTCGCCAGAGTCCAACCTGTCTATTGGCCTACTAACTCCCCCGCCTGCCAAATCCACTTTCCTTCCTCTTAAACCTCCCGAGGGATGCAGCGTCCCACGACCTCAC GCAGGGAGCATCTCCACAAAACCACAGTCAACAGACATTTTTGACATGGTTCCCTTCTCCCCCGGGACCGTGCTGGTACCCACACAAGCCAGCAATGGCTGCCCAACACCACCAACCAAACTGCCGCCAAACATAG GGAAAGACCTGTTTGGTGCAGAGCCATTTGATCCATTCACCTGTGGTTCAGCTGACTTCCCTCCAGATATTCAGTCTAAGCTCGATGAAATGCAG GAGGGGTTCAAAATGGGACTAACCCTAGAGGGCGCTGTTTTCTCTCTGGACCCGCTAGATGGCCGCTGCTGA
- the LOC133411046 gene encoding PTB domain-containing engulfment adapter protein 1 isoform X3, which yields MNRAFNRKKEKSWMHTPEALAKHYIAYNVKFLGNTEVEAPKGTEVVKDAVRKLKRHIKKSEGQKTPKVELQISIYGVKILDPKTKDVQHNCQLHRISFCADDKTDKRIFTFICKDSESNKHLCYVFDSEKCAEEITLTIGQAFDLAYKKFLESGGKDVETRKQIGSLQKRIQELETENSELKKQLQDLEEQLMITHMPPPLYINEANEAYMLQRPSSLFWCHDINSCLEISSVTLTPMSSPESNLSIGLLTPPPAKSTFLPLKPPEGCSVPRPHAGSISTKPQSTDIFDMVPFSPGTVLVPTQASNGCPTPPTKLPPNIGKDLFGAEPFDPFTCGSADFPPDIQSKLDEMQFYDFDNIYLCPLHLQRQRWRGSKWD from the exons AGAAATCATGGATGCACACACCCGAAGCCCTGGCCAAGCATTACATAGCCTACAACGTGAAG TTCCTTGGTAACACCGAGGTGGAGGCCCCGAAAGGAACAGAGGTTGTCAAGGATGCAGTGAGAAAGCTTAAG AGACACATCAAGAAGTCAGAGGGACAGAAAACCCCAAAAGTCGAGCTGCAGATTTCTATTTATGGTGTGAAAATTCTAGATCCTAAGACAAAA gatGTGCAGCACAATTGTCAGTTACACCGAATATCCTTCTGTGCGGATGACAAAACAGATAAAAGAATATTCACATTCATCTGCAAGGACTCCGAGTCCAACAAACACCTGTGTTATGTGTTTGACAGTGAAAAGTGT GCTGAAGAGATCACGCTAACGATCGGCCAGGCCTTTGACTTGGCCTACAAGAAATTCCTGGAGTCGGGAGGCAAAGATGTGGAAACCAGGAAGCAGATTGGAAGTCTGCAGAAAAGA ATTCAAGAACTGGAAACAGAAAACTCAGAGCTAAAGAAGCAGCTTCAAGATCTCGAAGAGCAGTTGATGATCACCCACATGCCCCCA CCGTTATATATAAATGAAGCTAACGAAGCGTACATGCTGCAGAGGCCTTCTTCTCTTTTCTGGTGTCACGACATCAACTCTTGCCTGGAGATCTCCTCTGTCACCCTCACGCCTATGAGCTCGCCAGAGTCCAACCTGTCTATTGGCCTACTAACTCCCCCGCCTGCCAAATCCACTTTCCTTCCTCTTAAACCTCCCGAGGGATGCAGCGTCCCACGACCTCAC GCAGGGAGCATCTCCACAAAACCACAGTCAACAGACATTTTTGACATGGTTCCCTTCTCCCCCGGGACCGTGCTGGTACCCACACAAGCCAGCAATGGCTGCCCAACACCACCAACCAAACTGCCGCCAAACATAG GGAAAGACCTGTTTGGTGCAGAGCCATTTGATCCATTCACCTGTGGTTCAGCTGACTTCCCTCCAGATATTCAGTCTAAGCTCGATGAAATGCAG ttttacgACTTTGACAACATTTATCTTTGTCCTCTCCACTTGCAGCGTCAAAGATG GAGGGGTTCAAAATGGGACTAA
- the LOC133411046 gene encoding PTB domain-containing engulfment adapter protein 1 isoform X4, with amino-acid sequence MNRAFNRKKEKSWMHTPEALAKHYIAYNVKFLGNTEVEAPKGTEVVKDAVRKLKFQRHIKKSEGQKTPKVELQISIYGVKILDPKTKDVQHNCQLHRISFCADDKTDKRIFTFICKDSESNKHLCYVFDSEKCAEEITLTIGQAFDLAYKKFLESGGKDVETRKQIGSLQKRIQELETENSELKKQLQDLEEQLMITHMPPAGSISTKPQSTDIFDMVPFSPGTVLVPTQASNGCPTPPTKLPPNIGKDLFGAEPFDPFTCGSADFPPDIQSKLDEMQFYDFDNIYLCPLHLQRQRWRGSKWD; translated from the exons AGAAATCATGGATGCACACACCCGAAGCCCTGGCCAAGCATTACATAGCCTACAACGTGAAG TTCCTTGGTAACACCGAGGTGGAGGCCCCGAAAGGAACAGAGGTTGTCAAGGATGCAGTGAGAAAGCTTAAG TTTCAGAGACACATCAAGAAGTCAGAGGGACAGAAAACCCCAAAAGTCGAGCTGCAGATTTCTATTTATGGTGTGAAAATTCTAGATCCTAAGACAAAA gatGTGCAGCACAATTGTCAGTTACACCGAATATCCTTCTGTGCGGATGACAAAACAGATAAAAGAATATTCACATTCATCTGCAAGGACTCCGAGTCCAACAAACACCTGTGTTATGTGTTTGACAGTGAAAAGTGT GCTGAAGAGATCACGCTAACGATCGGCCAGGCCTTTGACTTGGCCTACAAGAAATTCCTGGAGTCGGGAGGCAAAGATGTGGAAACCAGGAAGCAGATTGGAAGTCTGCAGAAAAGA ATTCAAGAACTGGAAACAGAAAACTCAGAGCTAAAGAAGCAGCTTCAAGATCTCGAAGAGCAGTTGATGATCACCCACATGCCCCCA GCAGGGAGCATCTCCACAAAACCACAGTCAACAGACATTTTTGACATGGTTCCCTTCTCCCCCGGGACCGTGCTGGTACCCACACAAGCCAGCAATGGCTGCCCAACACCACCAACCAAACTGCCGCCAAACATAG GGAAAGACCTGTTTGGTGCAGAGCCATTTGATCCATTCACCTGTGGTTCAGCTGACTTCCCTCCAGATATTCAGTCTAAGCTCGATGAAATGCAG ttttacgACTTTGACAACATTTATCTTTGTCCTCTCCACTTGCAGCGTCAAAGATG GAGGGGTTCAAAATGGGACTAA
- the LOC133411046 gene encoding PTB domain-containing engulfment adapter protein 1 isoform X1 yields the protein MNRAFNRKKEKSWMHTPEALAKHYIAYNVKFLGNTEVEAPKGTEVVKDAVRKLKFQRHIKKSEGQKTPKVELQISIYGVKILDPKTKDVQHNCQLHRISFCADDKTDKRIFTFICKDSESNKHLCYVFDSEKCAEEITLTIGQAFDLAYKKFLESGGKDVETRKQIGSLQKRIQELETENSELKKQLQDLEEQLMITHMPPPLYINEANEAYMLQRPSSLFWCHDINSCLEISSVTLTPMSSPESNLSIGLLTPPPAKSTFLPLKPPEGCSVPRPHAGSISTKPQSTDIFDMVPFSPGTVLVPTQASNGCPTPPTKLPPNIGKDLFGAEPFDPFTCGSADFPPDIQSKLDEMQFYDFDNIYLCPLHLQRQRWRGSKWD from the exons AGAAATCATGGATGCACACACCCGAAGCCCTGGCCAAGCATTACATAGCCTACAACGTGAAG TTCCTTGGTAACACCGAGGTGGAGGCCCCGAAAGGAACAGAGGTTGTCAAGGATGCAGTGAGAAAGCTTAAG TTTCAGAGACACATCAAGAAGTCAGAGGGACAGAAAACCCCAAAAGTCGAGCTGCAGATTTCTATTTATGGTGTGAAAATTCTAGATCCTAAGACAAAA gatGTGCAGCACAATTGTCAGTTACACCGAATATCCTTCTGTGCGGATGACAAAACAGATAAAAGAATATTCACATTCATCTGCAAGGACTCCGAGTCCAACAAACACCTGTGTTATGTGTTTGACAGTGAAAAGTGT GCTGAAGAGATCACGCTAACGATCGGCCAGGCCTTTGACTTGGCCTACAAGAAATTCCTGGAGTCGGGAGGCAAAGATGTGGAAACCAGGAAGCAGATTGGAAGTCTGCAGAAAAGA ATTCAAGAACTGGAAACAGAAAACTCAGAGCTAAAGAAGCAGCTTCAAGATCTCGAAGAGCAGTTGATGATCACCCACATGCCCCCA CCGTTATATATAAATGAAGCTAACGAAGCGTACATGCTGCAGAGGCCTTCTTCTCTTTTCTGGTGTCACGACATCAACTCTTGCCTGGAGATCTCCTCTGTCACCCTCACGCCTATGAGCTCGCCAGAGTCCAACCTGTCTATTGGCCTACTAACTCCCCCGCCTGCCAAATCCACTTTCCTTCCTCTTAAACCTCCCGAGGGATGCAGCGTCCCACGACCTCAC GCAGGGAGCATCTCCACAAAACCACAGTCAACAGACATTTTTGACATGGTTCCCTTCTCCCCCGGGACCGTGCTGGTACCCACACAAGCCAGCAATGGCTGCCCAACACCACCAACCAAACTGCCGCCAAACATAG GGAAAGACCTGTTTGGTGCAGAGCCATTTGATCCATTCACCTGTGGTTCAGCTGACTTCCCTCCAGATATTCAGTCTAAGCTCGATGAAATGCAG ttttacgACTTTGACAACATTTATCTTTGTCCTCTCCACTTGCAGCGTCAAAGATG GAGGGGTTCAAAATGGGACTAA